One Rubripirellula reticaptiva genomic region harbors:
- a CDS encoding hybrid sensor histidine kinase/response regulator produces MIGKQHLAAFRWAMAIAFLMAAGISQAQNNSAMPLAKQFDAGHIDVLVDNLAVDLKLLAEVNEGLATAETAGIDDTLNEQRFGGFGSREITLRDSLKYFLPILAGLLIAAFFFLVRQRERKKAERLLRVSEECFRKLIEHAPEAIMLADPNANWVANVNPAAERLFKMSAAELANIGPMELSPPTQPDGRLSSEKGEEFLARAMAGETPVFEWTHRDAEGRDIPCEVRLLRMEIGGRTVVRGSIIDITERKKTEAALEKSRRRFEQLVSSVEGIVWEADAQTIEFKFVSEQAERLLGYPVEKWMEPGFWVNHIHPADRAAATEHCMTCTRQGRNHDFEYRMLAADGRVVWLRDIATVLVEQGVPRLLCGIMVDITEQKRAEASLSTAAELTGSLIRSMQDGFCVLDENGVQSDVNPAFCEMTGFSREELIGLNAPYPYWPPEEYERIQAALTETLDGAAAHFELTFMRRNGERFPVIVSPSSVKNDTGETVSYCATVKDITELKRAQWELASTTDLLERTSRMAKVGGWELDLRTKELFWSTETFRIHEIEPTSPPSLDQAIAFYAPEARPIIEAKVKAGIEKGTPWDLELPMSTATGRNIWVRAQASAVEGEDGKVVKLVGTFQDITLRRHAQIEREALAGKMQETQRLESLGVLAGGIAHDFNNLLTAILGNVSVAQLKLPSDSSVQDCLGNINEASLRAADLCKQMLAYSGRGRFEIRTLDLGELVEQTTQMLQISINQKAVLRFHLQPGLPPVDVDPTQIRQVIMNLVINASEAIGETDGVISFSTGATQINRDCADDTLMLPDLPTGDYVCLEVSDSGPGMSEETQARIFDPFFTTKFAGRGLGLAAVQGIVRGHKGAMRVDSKLGYGTSFKLFFPASTGTRETAEETEEAQEASPAWQGQGVVLVVDDEEPARNTIARMMPLLGFDYVLAVDGREAITIFRANPAKFAIVLLDLIMPHIDGEQTFNELRQMRPDVPVVIMSGFNAHEALLRFKGKGLASFLQKPFTIATLRTTIHGILHGKESVPPQDEKLPPRGDEIPDDSLSSPFRQSRLPEISQQRLSEPETFEASQTILVIDDERMIRESTKTLLQSLGYEVLTASNGQDGIDVFMEHVGRVSMVLLDFRLPDMRADAVFQVLRQHSNVPVVLLTGFLASDVAETYQAMGFAATLEKPLPAESLCKLLQEILG; encoded by the coding sequence GTGATAGGAAAACAACATTTGGCAGCGTTCCGTTGGGCGATGGCGATAGCGTTCTTGATGGCGGCGGGAATCTCGCAGGCTCAGAACAATTCGGCGATGCCGCTTGCCAAACAATTCGACGCCGGGCATATCGACGTGCTGGTCGACAACCTAGCTGTTGATCTGAAACTGCTCGCGGAAGTGAACGAAGGGCTCGCCACCGCCGAAACGGCCGGCATTGACGACACTTTGAATGAGCAACGTTTCGGCGGCTTTGGATCGCGTGAGATCACTCTCCGAGACTCGCTGAAATACTTCCTACCGATCTTGGCCGGACTCCTGATTGCGGCGTTTTTTTTTCTGGTGCGACAGCGCGAACGCAAGAAAGCAGAACGACTGTTGCGAGTCAGCGAGGAGTGCTTTCGCAAGTTGATCGAGCACGCACCCGAGGCCATCATGCTCGCAGACCCCAACGCCAACTGGGTCGCGAACGTCAATCCGGCGGCCGAGCGGCTGTTCAAAATGTCCGCTGCCGAACTTGCCAACATCGGACCGATGGAGCTGAGCCCACCCACACAGCCAGACGGTAGGCTGTCCAGCGAGAAAGGCGAAGAGTTTCTCGCCCGAGCAATGGCGGGCGAGACGCCCGTTTTCGAGTGGACGCACCGCGACGCGGAAGGTCGCGACATCCCATGCGAAGTCCGTCTGCTGCGCATGGAGATCGGCGGACGCACGGTAGTGCGAGGCAGCATTATCGATATCACCGAGCGCAAGAAAACCGAGGCCGCCCTAGAGAAATCCCGACGACGATTCGAACAACTCGTCAGTTCCGTCGAGGGCATTGTTTGGGAAGCCGATGCGCAGACGATTGAATTCAAGTTTGTCAGCGAACAGGCCGAGCGGTTGCTGGGTTACCCGGTCGAGAAATGGATGGAGCCGGGATTCTGGGTGAACCATATCCATCCCGCCGACCGAGCTGCCGCCACAGAACATTGCATGACGTGCACCCGACAGGGACGGAATCACGATTTCGAATATCGCATGCTTGCGGCTGACGGTCGTGTGGTCTGGCTGCGAGACATCGCCACGGTGCTGGTCGAGCAAGGCGTGCCGAGGCTCCTGTGCGGCATTATGGTAGACATCACGGAGCAGAAGCGGGCCGAGGCGTCGCTCAGCACCGCTGCTGAGCTCACGGGCAGTTTGATCAGGTCGATGCAGGATGGATTTTGCGTGCTGGATGAAAACGGTGTGCAATCGGATGTGAACCCAGCCTTTTGCGAGATGACCGGGTTTTCGCGTGAGGAACTCATCGGGCTCAACGCTCCCTATCCCTATTGGCCACCCGAGGAATATGAGCGGATTCAAGCTGCTCTGACAGAGACCCTTGACGGCGCGGCGGCGCATTTCGAGCTGACCTTCATGCGTCGAAATGGAGAGCGTTTTCCGGTGATCGTTAGCCCATCGAGTGTAAAAAATGACACCGGCGAAACGGTCAGTTACTGTGCGACGGTGAAGGACATCACTGAACTCAAGCGTGCGCAGTGGGAACTCGCCTCTACAACGGATCTGCTCGAGCGCACCAGTCGGATGGCAAAGGTCGGCGGCTGGGAATTAGACCTCAGAACAAAAGAATTGTTCTGGTCAACGGAAACTTTTCGCATCCATGAGATCGAACCGACCTCGCCGCCCAGCCTCGATCAGGCGATCGCCTTCTATGCCCCCGAGGCGCGGCCAATCATCGAGGCCAAAGTAAAGGCCGGAATCGAAAAGGGCACGCCGTGGGATCTCGAGTTGCCGATGAGCACCGCCACGGGCCGGAACATCTGGGTGAGGGCCCAGGCGTCCGCCGTCGAGGGCGAAGACGGGAAGGTGGTCAAACTGGTTGGCACTTTTCAAGACATCACTCTGCGCCGACACGCCCAAATCGAACGTGAAGCACTCGCGGGCAAAATGCAGGAAACGCAGAGGCTCGAAAGTCTCGGTGTCCTTGCAGGCGGCATCGCGCATGATTTCAACAACCTGTTAACGGCCATCCTTGGAAACGTTAGCGTTGCTCAGTTGAAGCTACCGTCGGATTCGTCCGTGCAAGACTGCCTGGGAAATATTAACGAGGCATCACTGCGCGCCGCCGATCTGTGCAAGCAAATGCTCGCCTACTCGGGACGTGGTCGCTTCGAGATTCGGACGCTCGACCTTGGCGAACTTGTCGAGCAAACCACACAGATGCTGCAAATCTCGATCAACCAAAAGGCAGTGCTCCGTTTTCACCTTCAGCCAGGACTGCCTCCGGTCGACGTGGATCCCACTCAAATTCGACAAGTGATCATGAATCTGGTGATCAACGCCTCCGAAGCGATTGGCGAGACCGACGGCGTGATCAGCTTTTCCACTGGCGCTACCCAAATCAATCGCGATTGCGCCGATGACACTCTGATGCTTCCTGATTTGCCAACAGGCGATTACGTTTGCCTCGAAGTATCCGACAGCGGTCCTGGGATGAGCGAGGAAACGCAGGCAAGAATTTTTGATCCTTTCTTCACTACAAAATTCGCGGGGCGCGGACTAGGACTTGCCGCGGTACAAGGCATCGTGCGCGGTCACAAGGGCGCGATGAGGGTCGATTCGAAATTGGGCTACGGCACCTCGTTCAAGCTTTTCTTTCCCGCATCGACGGGAACACGCGAAACCGCCGAGGAAACTGAAGAAGCCCAGGAAGCCAGCCCAGCATGGCAGGGGCAGGGCGTCGTGCTTGTGGTCGACGACGAAGAACCCGCGCGGAACACCATCGCCAGGATGATGCCTCTGTTAGGGTTCGACTATGTATTGGCCGTTGATGGCCGTGAAGCCATCACAATCTTCCGAGCGAATCCCGCGAAGTTCGCGATCGTCCTGCTCGACTTGATCATGCCGCACATTGACGGCGAACAGACTTTTAACGAACTGCGCCAAATGCGGCCGGACGTCCCCGTGGTGATCATGAGCGGTTTCAATGCCCACGAGGCACTCCTGCGATTCAAAGGCAAAGGACTCGCCAGCTTCCTACAAAAACCGTTCACGATTGCCACACTGCGCACGACGATCCACGGGATTTTACACGGCAAAGAATCAGTGCCTCCACAGGACGAGAAACTGCCGCCGCGTGGCGACGAAATCCCAGACGACTCTCTCTCGAGTCCATTTCGACAATCGCGGCTTCCTGAAATATCGCAACAAAGATTGAGCGAACCTGAGACCTTCGAAGCGTCTCAAACGATTCTCGTCATTGATGACGAAAGGATGATTCGAGAGTCGACAAAAACCCTACTTCAATCGCTGGGTTATGAAGTCCTAACCGCTAGCAACGGCCAAGACGGAATTGACGTCTTCATGGAACACGTCGGCCGTGTCAGCATGGTGTTATTAGATTTCCGACTTCCCGACATGCGCGCGGATGCCGTCTTTCAAGTATTACGTCAACATTCAAATGTTCCCGTCGTTCTATTGACGGGTTTCTTGGCGTCAGATGTCGCCGAGACGTACCAAGCCATGGGTTTTGCGGCGACGCTTGAAAAGCCGCTACCCGCGGAATCTCTTTGCAAGTTGCTTCAAGAGATTCTGGGGTAA
- a CDS encoding DUF4198 domain-containing protein, with amino-acid sequence MKLNQSIVSVAMIAALASSSVGCSGRDSTLGQVTGILKLDGEPVPNVSIEFFPIQGRPSLARTNAEGKFVAYYLPNQTGAVAGTHRLEYEFAQAGPDDVKFERPKRRGRKPTSELVMSPSEIEVVAGEDNVFDINLIEQ; translated from the coding sequence GTGAAACTAAATCAATCTATCGTTTCAGTCGCAATGATTGCGGCACTCGCGTCATCCAGTGTCGGTTGTAGCGGCCGGGATTCCACTCTCGGCCAGGTCACTGGGATTTTGAAATTGGACGGAGAGCCCGTTCCCAATGTCAGTATCGAGTTCTTTCCAATTCAGGGACGGCCATCACTGGCCCGGACGAACGCGGAAGGCAAGTTTGTGGCCTACTACTTGCCGAACCAGACCGGTGCTGTGGCCGGAACGCATCGACTCGAATACGAGTTTGCACAGGCCGGGCCAGATGACGTAAAATTCGAGCGTCCCAAACGCCGCGGACGAAAGCCCACTTCGGAATTGGTGATGAGCCCCAGTGAGATCGAAGTCGTTGCTGGTGAAGACAACGTTTTCGATATCAATCTCATCGAGCAATAA
- a CDS encoding DUF1559 domain-containing protein codes for MFKILGPQRRGFTLVELLVVIAIIGVLVGLLLPAVQAAREAARRMQCSNNLKQIGIAVHNYHDTFRQIPGNVSVRQTIPTGGATPTTGPSWLVAILAQIEQTSAAERLDYTGTDFSDTNGSGLPNRNWKVMSETKVPGYNCPSSTLPKERFQNTSNATRQWDPTAPASYEVQVPEYVASVGFYFRPGDTDFDWDRYYNETATWTGYGWLQDDGFFSMKNNRFQERRFASISDGLSNTIAVGEHGAYMYDFDGKQYDARPGRGNGAMWSANKGYFEWGGPRYWGQTANVTVPRFPNNSLYSGNYTQQWETTLHNGFRSQHIGGVQFLFADGSVRFITDSIDFVNVFPALTGRADRWVFDQDF; via the coding sequence ATGTTCAAAATCTTAGGCCCTCAACGTCGGGGGTTCACACTCGTTGAGCTGCTCGTTGTGATCGCGATTATCGGCGTGCTCGTCGGCCTACTGTTGCCAGCGGTTCAGGCCGCACGGGAGGCAGCGCGGCGCATGCAGTGCTCCAACAACTTGAAACAGATCGGGATCGCCGTTCACAATTACCACGACACGTTTCGACAGATACCGGGGAACGTTAGCGTCCGGCAAACGATCCCTACGGGCGGTGCAACGCCGACGACGGGCCCTTCTTGGCTGGTGGCCATTTTGGCGCAGATCGAACAGACGAGCGCCGCGGAACGATTGGACTATACGGGCACCGATTTCTCGGACACGAACGGATCGGGTCTGCCCAACAGGAATTGGAAAGTAATGTCCGAGACCAAAGTCCCCGGATACAACTGCCCATCGAGCACACTGCCAAAGGAGCGATTCCAGAACACCAGCAACGCAACTCGGCAATGGGATCCCACAGCACCAGCTTCTTATGAAGTTCAGGTTCCCGAATATGTGGCCTCCGTCGGTTTCTACTTTAGACCCGGCGACACGGACTTCGACTGGGATCGCTACTACAACGAAACCGCGACGTGGACGGGTTATGGTTGGTTGCAGGACGATGGCTTCTTTTCGATGAAGAACAACCGATTTCAAGAACGTCGCTTTGCCAGTATTTCGGACGGTCTAAGCAACACGATCGCAGTCGGCGAGCACGGTGCTTACATGTACGACTTTGATGGCAAGCAGTACGACGCTCGTCCGGGTCGTGGCAACGGTGCAATGTGGTCAGCCAACAAAGGGTATTTCGAGTGGGGCGGTCCTCGCTACTGGGGGCAAACCGCCAACGTTACGGTTCCCCGTTTTCCGAACAACAGTTTGTACTCTGGCAACTACACCCAACAATGGGAGACGACTCTGCATAACGGTTTCCGTTCCCAGCACATTGGTGGAGTTCAGTTTTTGTTTGCCGATGGGTCCGTGCGATTCATCACCGACAGCATCGACTTTGTGAATGTCTTCCCCGCCCTAACCGGTCGTGCCGACCGCTGGGTCTTCGATCAGGATTTCTAA